In a single window of the Acetivibrio clariflavus DSM 19732 genome:
- a CDS encoding GNAT family N-acetyltransferase, whose amino-acid sequence MNITTSIDGLVIRSFRIEDAESYSKYANNYNIWRFLRDEFAHPFTLAHAKEYIEKICLPNESSYFAIDYQGTAIGDIHIVKQTDILRLSGFLGFWLAEEFWGKGIMTEAVKAVTKYAFEKLDLIRIFARVFSNNSASIRVLEKAGYELEGRFKNAIVKEGIILDQLQYAILKPLEK is encoded by the coding sequence GTGAACATAACTACAAGTATTGATGGACTTGTTATTAGATCTTTTAGAATAGAGGATGCTGAATCTTACAGTAAATATGCAAACAACTATAACATCTGGCGATTCTTAAGAGATGAATTTGCACATCCTTTTACTCTTGCTCATGCAAAAGAATACATTGAGAAGATTTGTCTTCCGAATGAATCATCTTACTTTGCTATAGATTATCAGGGAACTGCAATTGGTGATATTCACATAGTAAAGCAAACTGATATACTAAGATTATCCGGATTTCTTGGCTTTTGGCTTGCTGAGGAATTTTGGGGCAAAGGCATCATGACGGAAGCTGTAAAAGCAGTAACAAAGTATGCATTTGAAAAACTTGATTTAATCAGGATCTTTGCACGGGTCTTTTCTAACAATTCAGCTTCAATACGTGTATTAGAAAAAGCGGGATATGAGCTGGAAGGACGATTTAAAAATGCGATTGTCAAGGAAGGAATAATTCTTGATCAGTTACAATATGCAATCTTGAAACCATTAGAGAAATGA
- a CDS encoding IS1182 family transposase, with the protein MLKDKNNQLSIYSILYNKIPENHILKLINNAIDFSFINKLLEKSYCKYYGRPAKEPELMLRLLILQYLYNLSDERVIEEASLNLAYLWFLGINPEEELPHPSLLAKFRVHRLQEVTMDEIITEVVKQCVEKNIIKSGGISIDCTHTHANTVKKVPERILKHIAKKIFKNLEKEAGEIPEEINTNIPNYKEIADHREAKATMKAYVEEVIAQVEEKIEGEKHTKTYKVIEKAREILEDPKFIEQKSIRSLVDQDARVGYKSKTESFFGYKTEYAMTTKERIITAVRVYNGAYVDGTGFEELIDLTKDSGIEIKEVYGDKAYFRKPILDVIKENGAEAYIPISEMVYKIDESKYAYNKDSDQWFCDYGNYTVEKQRKIRKRDGRESWKYKFDVEGCQKCPKKDQCFKIGKSNTLEISVNIPEYYEYSQRAKTKEFIEKYKERASQEWKNGEMKRFHGLSRARGYGLRSMSMQSKLTALAVNLKRIAQLVSSLSKNNHYFLLLKIRIKCFRLYKTVKVA; encoded by the coding sequence ATGCTAAAAGATAAAAATAATCAATTAAGCATCTATTCAATATTATACAATAAAATTCCAGAAAATCATATACTTAAATTAATAAATAATGCAATTGATTTTAGTTTTATTAATAAACTACTCGAAAAGTCCTATTGTAAATATTATGGCAGACCTGCAAAAGAACCTGAACTTATGTTAAGGCTTTTAATTCTTCAATATTTGTACAACTTATCCGATGAACGTGTAATCGAGGAAGCTTCATTAAATCTGGCTTACTTATGGTTTCTTGGAATTAATCCTGAAGAAGAACTTCCCCATCCGAGTTTACTGGCAAAATTCAGAGTTCACAGGCTACAGGAAGTTACAATGGATGAAATAATAACGGAAGTAGTAAAACAGTGTGTAGAAAAAAATATAATTAAGTCTGGTGGAATTAGTATTGATTGTACACACACTCATGCCAATACTGTAAAAAAAGTACCCGAGAGGATATTAAAACATATTGCCAAAAAGATATTTAAAAATTTAGAAAAAGAGGCAGGAGAGATACCGGAAGAAATCAATACAAATATTCCAAACTATAAGGAAATAGCAGATCATAGAGAAGCAAAAGCGACAATGAAGGCTTATGTGGAAGAAGTCATTGCGCAGGTTGAAGAAAAAATTGAAGGGGAAAAACATACGAAAACATACAAAGTTATAGAAAAAGCCCGTGAGATATTAGAAGACCCAAAATTTATAGAACAAAAGAGTATAAGGTCATTAGTAGACCAGGATGCAAGAGTAGGATATAAATCGAAAACAGAAAGTTTTTTTGGATATAAAACAGAGTATGCAATGACGACAAAAGAAAGGATAATAACGGCAGTAAGGGTATATAACGGTGCATACGTTGACGGTACAGGATTTGAAGAATTAATTGATTTGACAAAGGATAGCGGAATAGAAATAAAAGAGGTATATGGGGATAAAGCATATTTCAGGAAGCCAATTTTAGATGTAATAAAAGAAAACGGTGCTGAAGCGTACATACCGATTAGTGAAATGGTATACAAAATAGATGAGAGTAAATATGCGTATAATAAGGATTCGGACCAATGGTTTTGTGATTATGGGAATTATACCGTAGAGAAGCAGAGAAAGATAAGAAAAAGAGACGGTCGAGAATCATGGAAATATAAGTTTGATGTAGAAGGATGTCAAAAATGTCCAAAGAAAGATCAATGCTTCAAAATAGGGAAATCAAATACTCTAGAAATAAGTGTAAATATACCTGAATATTATGAATACAGCCAAAGAGCAAAAACGAAGGAATTTATAGAAAAATATAAAGAACGAGCAAGTCAAGAGTGGAAAAATGGAGAGATGAAGAGATTTCATGGATTAAGCCGTGCCCGAGGGTACGGCTTAAGAAGCATGTCAATGCAATCAAAATTAACAGCATTGGCAGTAAATTTAAAGAGGATAGCCCAACTGGTATCCTCTTTAAGTAAAAATAATCATTATTTTTTGCTTTTGAAAATTAGAATTAAATGTTTTCGGCTGTATAAAACTGTAAAAGTGGCTTAA
- a CDS encoding DUF6485 family protein → MACNNTINCTCTYTSCSRHGKCCECVAYHRRSGEVPGCFFSKSGEKTYDRSIDNLYKDYKNK, encoded by the coding sequence ATGGCTTGTAACAATACTATCAATTGCACTTGTACATATACCTCATGTTCTCGTCATGGCAAATGTTGTGAATGCGTTGCATATCACCGCAGAAGTGGAGAAGTTCCGGGATGCTTCTTTTCCAAGTCCGGCGAAAAGACTTATGACAGATCAATTGACAATCTCTACAAAGATTATAAAAATAAATAG
- a CDS encoding EamA family transporter — MWILFAILSAIFAALTTILAKIGIEGVNSHLATAIRTVVVVVMAWVMVFLTRAQSGLPEISKRSWIFLILSGLATGASWLCYYRALQTGEASKVVPIDKMSVVITLIFAFIFLHEKFTVKSLLGCILITAGTLVMVL, encoded by the coding sequence ATGTGGATATTATTTGCAATACTGTCTGCAATTTTTGCAGCGCTTACCACTATATTGGCTAAGATAGGCATAGAGGGTGTAAACTCACATCTTGCAACTGCAATAAGGACGGTTGTTGTAGTAGTTATGGCATGGGTAATGGTATTTCTGACCCGTGCGCAGAGCGGTTTGCCTGAAATCAGCAAAAGGAGTTGGATATTCCTTATTTTATCCGGACTTGCAACCGGTGCGTCGTGGCTGTGTTATTACAGAGCTTTACAGACAGGAGAGGCGTCGAAGGTTGTGCCGATTGATAAAATGAGTGTAGTTATAACACTGATTTTTGCATTTATTTTTTTGCATGAAAAATTTACCGTAAAGTCTTTATTAGGATGTATCTTAATTACGGCAGGTACTTTGGTTATGGTGTTATGA
- a CDS encoding glycosyltransferase family 8 protein, which produces MNLLVTLDSKYIQPLKVMLFSLFTNNPAENFHIYLMHSSIKDNEIADIERFVNSYNQKLSVIKIADSYFQNAPVILHYTKEMYYRLLAYKFLPKNMDRILYLDPDILVINPIRELYETELDGYLYAAAFHNILAVKKINRIRLYPYKIDAYFNSGVLLMNLELQRKLVDEEVIYSFVEKNRAKLILPDQDILNTLYSKQIKCLDEKLYNYDTRYYNYYKIITNNACDMDYVMTNTVILHFCGKKKPWQKGYSGKFYSLYKHYEKKAIS; this is translated from the coding sequence ATGAATCTGCTGGTAACTTTGGATTCAAAATACATACAACCGCTAAAAGTGATGCTTTTTTCGCTATTTACAAATAATCCGGCTGAAAATTTCCATATCTATCTTATGCATTCGAGCATCAAAGACAATGAAATTGCTGATATTGAACGTTTTGTAAATAGTTATAATCAAAAACTGTCTGTAATAAAAATAGCTGACAGTTATTTTCAAAATGCACCTGTAATATTACATTATACAAAAGAAATGTATTATAGGTTATTGGCTTATAAATTCTTGCCCAAAAATATGGATCGAATTCTCTACTTGGATCCTGATATTTTAGTGATTAATCCTATTCGTGAACTATACGAAACTGAACTTGATGGGTACCTTTATGCAGCAGCTTTTCACAATATATTGGCAGTAAAAAAAATTAACCGAATCCGCTTATATCCATACAAAATCGATGCCTATTTCAATTCAGGCGTATTACTTATGAATCTGGAACTGCAAAGAAAACTTGTAGATGAAGAAGTCATCTATTCTTTTGTTGAAAAAAATCGTGCAAAGCTTATACTGCCTGATCAGGATATTCTCAACACACTTTATTCCAAACAAATAAAATGCTTGGATGAGAAGCTATATAATTATGACACCAGATATTATAATTACTATAAGATTATAACAAATAACGCATGTGATATGGACTATGTCATGACGAACACAGTAATTCTCCACTTTTGCGGCAAAAAAAAGCCCTGGCAAAAAGGTTACAGCGGAAAGTTTTACTCTTTGTACAAACATTACGAAAAGAAAGCAATATCATAG
- a CDS encoding diphthine--ammonia ligase: MVSTFYGKKFVASYSGGKDSILAIYRAIKLGMKPVSLIITYNMDMERSWFHGIPDDLLKDVSASLGIPIKLIKTSGKDYAANFEKELREQKENGAEICVFGDIDIEEHLQWCTARCDAAGIEAFFPLWKEERRALVDEFIESGFTANIIVVDTDRLSEKHLGMTLSPDTIASIISEGADACGENGEYHTFVSNGPLFRTPVSFRYGEIVRKEHYAILPIKKI, translated from the coding sequence GTGGTTAGTACATTTTACGGAAAGAAATTTGTGGCATCCTACAGTGGAGGCAAAGATAGCATTCTTGCAATTTACAGAGCTATAAAATTGGGAATGAAACCGGTTTCACTTATTATAACATATAATATGGACATGGAACGATCCTGGTTCCATGGAATTCCTGATGATTTGTTGAAAGATGTTTCAGCTTCACTGGGTATTCCTATTAAATTAATTAAGACTTCCGGAAAAGATTATGCGGCAAATTTTGAAAAGGAACTTAGGGAACAGAAGGAAAATGGTGCTGAGATTTGTGTGTTCGGTGATATCGATATTGAAGAACATTTGCAGTGGTGTACTGCACGTTGCGATGCTGCAGGCATTGAAGCCTTTTTCCCACTTTGGAAAGAGGAACGAAGGGCATTGGTGGATGAATTTATTGAAAGCGGATTTACTGCAAATATAATTGTCGTAGATACAGATAGACTGAGTGAAAAGCACCTTGGAATGACATTGTCGCCGGATACGATTGCTTCCATTATTTCAGAAGGTGCAGATGCCTGCGGAGAAAATGGCGAATACCATACGTTTGTATCAAATGGCCCGCTATTCAGAACGCCGGTTTCTTTCCGTTATGGAGAAATTGTCAGAAAAGAGCACTATGCCATTCTGCCCATTAAGAAGATTTAA
- the thiD gene encoding bifunctional hydroxymethylpyrimidine kinase/phosphomethylpyrimidine kinase encodes MKKVLTIAGSDSSGGAGIQADIKTMTANGVYGMSAVTALTAQNTTGVTGIMEVTPEFLGMQLDSVFTDIYPDAVKIGMVSSVKLIETISERLKFYNARNIVVDPVMISTSGSKLLQDDAIETLKNSLFPQAILLTPNIPEASVLSGISIENEDDMIKAAEIIGNQFGCAVLCKGGHRVSDANDLLYCNNKYKWFIGEKINNENTHGTGCTLSSAIACGLAKGWDLETSIQEAKAYVSGALKAMLDLGKGSGPLNHMWNIYKEEN; translated from the coding sequence ATGAAAAAAGTATTGACTATAGCAGGAAGTGATTCCAGCGGGGGCGCTGGAATTCAAGCAGATATAAAAACAATGACAGCAAACGGTGTATATGGCATGAGTGCGGTTACTGCACTTACTGCACAGAATACAACCGGTGTAACAGGAATTATGGAAGTTACTCCAGAATTTTTGGGTATGCAGTTGGACAGTGTCTTTACCGACATTTATCCGGATGCAGTTAAAATTGGCATGGTTTCATCGGTCAAGTTAATTGAAACCATATCTGAGAGGCTGAAATTTTATAATGCAAGAAACATAGTTGTGGATCCTGTAATGATTTCTACAAGCGGTTCGAAACTACTTCAGGATGATGCAATTGAGACATTGAAAAACAGTTTGTTCCCTCAAGCTATATTACTGACACCAAATATTCCGGAAGCGTCTGTTTTATCGGGAATATCCATTGAAAATGAAGATGATATGATTAAAGCGGCTGAGATTATCGGAAATCAATTCGGATGCGCCGTTCTTTGCAAAGGAGGGCACAGAGTAAGCGATGCCAATGATTTATTGTACTGTAATAACAAGTACAAGTGGTTTATTGGGGAGAAGATTAACAATGAAAATACCCATGGAACCGGATGCACTTTATCCAGTGCTATAGCCTGCGGACTGGCAAAAGGATGGGATTTGGAGACGTCAATTCAAGAGGCGAAGGCTTATGTATCAGGAGCTTTAAAGGCAATGCTTGACTTAGGAAAAGGAAGCGGTCCGCTTAATCATATGTGGAATATTTATAAAGAGGAAAATTGA
- a CDS encoding HAD family hydrolase, translated as MPGNNMQVLYRKINLITGEDMIKGVIFDIDGVILDSMPVWDKAGEMFLLNLGIQPEEGLAETLFCMSMSEGAKYLKERYRLDMNEDEIINGVNETIKDFYAHQVQLKEGVDQFLSGIRQHGIKIVAATSCDRPVFERALERLNVIRYFDRIFTSTEIGAGKVKPDIYIAAAEHMGTLPDETWVFEDALYAIKTVKNAGFKTVGVYDDSSKADWEEIKKISDLYFIKLDDVYTFLEKVST; from the coding sequence ATGCCTGGAAACAATATGCAGGTATTATACAGAAAGATTAATCTAATTACAGGTGAGGATATGATTAAGGGGGTTATTTTTGATATAGACGGGGTTATACTGGACTCCATGCCAGTATGGGATAAAGCCGGAGAAATGTTTTTGCTCAATTTAGGCATACAGCCGGAAGAGGGACTTGCTGAAACCTTGTTTTGCATGAGTATGTCGGAAGGCGCTAAATATTTAAAAGAAAGATACCGTTTGGATATGAATGAGGATGAGATTATAAATGGTGTCAATGAAACCATTAAAGATTTTTATGCTCATCAGGTTCAGTTAAAGGAAGGTGTAGATCAGTTTCTAAGTGGTATAAGGCAGCATGGGATTAAAATAGTGGCGGCAACATCCTGTGACAGGCCGGTTTTTGAAAGAGCACTGGAAAGGCTAAATGTAATAAGGTATTTTGACAGAATATTTACGTCCACAGAAATAGGTGCCGGTAAAGTAAAACCGGATATTTATATCGCTGCAGCAGAGCATATGGGAACGTTGCCGGATGAGACATGGGTTTTTGAAGATGCACTGTATGCAATTAAGACGGTAAAAAACGCCGGATTTAAGACAGTAGGCGTTTACGATGATTCAAGCAAAGCCGACTGGGAGGAGATTAAGAAGATTAGTGACCTTTATTTCATCAAGTTGGACGATGTTTATACCTTTTTGGAAAAAGTTTCAACTTAG
- a CDS encoding thiamine phosphate synthase, which yields MSMRKKLDISAYLVVGPENTKGRPVVSIIKDAVEAGFTCVQIRSKVASARELIQLTQQASEAIAQIGKSDEVTLLVNDRLDVVLAARKQGIKVDGIHVGQSDIPVDVCREYLGQDSVIGLSARTHEMFEYIKTADVSQIDYFGVGPVHETMTKPDCGLDLDGKVVTRSFDEISELVRFSKIPVVVGGGVKLADIPPLAQTGAAGFFVVSAVSEADNPKQAAAELVNAWKQYAGIIQKD from the coding sequence ATGAGTATGAGGAAAAAATTGGATATATCGGCTTACCTGGTTGTAGGACCCGAAAATACAAAAGGCCGTCCTGTAGTGTCAATAATTAAAGATGCAGTTGAAGCCGGATTTACATGTGTACAAATCCGTTCGAAAGTTGCATCGGCCAGAGAACTCATTCAACTGACCCAACAGGCATCGGAGGCAATAGCCCAAATCGGTAAATCCGATGAAGTAACGCTGCTGGTAAACGATCGCCTTGATGTTGTTCTGGCTGCCAGAAAGCAGGGGATAAAAGTCGATGGAATCCACGTCGGACAGTCGGATATTCCGGTGGATGTATGCAGAGAATATTTGGGACAAGATTCAGTTATCGGTTTATCGGCAAGAACGCATGAAATGTTTGAGTATATCAAAACAGCGGATGTTTCCCAGATTGATTACTTTGGTGTCGGTCCTGTACATGAAACGATGACAAAGCCGGACTGCGGACTTGATTTGGATGGAAAAGTAGTGACCAGAAGTTTTGATGAAATTTCAGAACTTGTCAGGTTTAGCAAGATTCCTGTTGTGGTAGGTGGCGGAGTTAAGCTTGCTGATATACCACCCCTTGCCCAAACCGGAGCTGCTGGTTTCTTTGTTGTGTCTGCTGTTTCGGAGGCAGATAATCCAAAACAGGCTGCTGCTGAACTTGTAAATGCCTGGAAACAATATGCAGGTATTATACAGAAAGATTAA
- the thiM gene encoding hydroxyethylthiazole kinase gives MINSGEIKKQIIQAVETVKRTKPMAGSITNTVTINFVANAQLAVGGSAAMVYLPDEGEFLAKAGGATYINVGTLLPIYEQTLPHTAKVLHETGKPWVLDPVAVGIGSLRTKLLEQFREYKPTVIRGNASEILALAGLWGLDGGTKKSNVRGVDSTDSVSSAKDAAIALARYTGGAVAVSGETDLITDGSVIVLSYGGSHFMEKITGAGCSLGGVIAVYATAASPFIAALTGTAVYNLAATRAEKKADGPGSFQVQFLDELYKASAEDIANNPFEIIEI, from the coding sequence ATGATTAACAGTGGGGAGATTAAAAAACAGATAATTCAGGCAGTTGAAACTGTTAAACGGACAAAACCGATGGCAGGATCCATTACCAATACGGTAACAATTAATTTTGTAGCTAACGCACAACTGGCTGTTGGGGGCTCAGCCGCCATGGTTTATTTACCCGATGAGGGCGAATTTTTGGCAAAAGCCGGCGGGGCTACATATATAAACGTTGGAACACTTCTGCCGATTTATGAGCAAACTTTGCCCCATACTGCAAAAGTATTGCACGAAACAGGAAAACCATGGGTGTTGGATCCGGTGGCTGTAGGCATTGGATCCCTTAGGACCAAGCTTTTAGAGCAGTTTAGAGAGTATAAACCTACAGTTATCAGAGGTAATGCATCTGAAATTCTGGCATTGGCAGGTCTATGGGGGTTGGATGGCGGAACGAAAAAGTCTAATGTTCGAGGTGTTGATTCAACAGATTCTGTGAGTTCTGCAAAGGATGCAGCTATAGCGTTGGCCAGATATACAGGAGGGGCTGTTGCGGTATCAGGAGAAACAGATCTAATAACAGACGGGTCTGTTATAGTGTTATCCTATGGAGGATCACATTTTATGGAGAAAATTACCGGTGCAGGATGTTCATTAGGTGGAGTTATTGCTGTATATGCAACGGCTGCTTCGCCGTTTATTGCGGCACTTACCGGTACTGCGGTGTACAACTTGGCAGCAACCCGTGCTGAAAAAAAGGCGGATGGTCCCGGAAGTTTTCAGGTTCAGTTCCTTGACGAACTGTATAAAGCCAGTGCGGAGGATATTGCCAATAATCCGTTTGAAATTATTGAGATTTAA
- the speE gene encoding polyamine aminopropyltransferase codes for MDLWFTEYHTENARFSFKIDKQVVSLKSEFQRIDVFDSYDFGRVLVLDGFIMLTEKDEFIYHEMMTHLPMAVNPEIHDVLVIGAGDGGAVRELTRYDSIKRIDMVEIDKLVVDVCREYLPQTSCKLDDPRVHIYFEDGIKFVKEKNNEYDLIIVDSTDPFGPGESLFTEEFYRNCFKALKSTGIMVNQHESPYYPNDALAMQDAHKKIKSVFPVALVYQAHIPTYPSGHWLFGFASKGLDPVADLSTSWDSLGLKTKYYNTDLHKGCFALPNYVKELLRNA; via the coding sequence ATGGATTTATGGTTTACTGAATATCATACAGAAAATGCTCGATTTTCCTTTAAGATTGATAAACAGGTAGTAAGTCTAAAAAGTGAGTTTCAGCGTATAGATGTGTTTGATTCCTATGATTTCGGCAGGGTATTAGTGCTTGATGGATTCATAATGCTCACTGAAAAGGATGAGTTTATATACCATGAGATGATGACGCATTTGCCTATGGCTGTAAACCCTGAAATTCATGATGTTCTTGTTATTGGTGCAGGCGATGGAGGAGCGGTAAGAGAGCTTACAAGATATGATTCAATAAAACGAATTGATATGGTGGAGATAGATAAACTTGTAGTTGACGTTTGCAGGGAGTATTTGCCACAAACTTCATGTAAGCTTGATGATCCGCGGGTACATATATACTTTGAGGATGGTATAAAATTCGTTAAAGAGAAAAATAATGAATATGACTTGATAATAGTTGACTCAACGGATCCTTTTGGACCGGGAGAAAGTCTGTTTACCGAGGAGTTTTACAGAAATTGCTTCAAAGCATTAAAATCAACCGGTATTATGGTAAATCAGCACGAAAGTCCTTATTATCCAAATGATGCCTTGGCTATGCAAGATGCTCATAAAAAAATAAAATCGGTTTTTCCAGTAGCTTTGGTTTACCAGGCACATATACCAACTTATCCTTCGGGTCATTGGCTCTTTGGATTTGCTTCTAAAGGTCTTGATCCTGTTGCTGATTTAAGTACAAGCTGGGATTCTCTTGGCTTGAAGACTAAATATTACAATACTGATTTACACAAGGGTTGCTTTGCTTTACCCAATTATGTGAAAGAACTTTTGAGAAATGCTTGA
- the thpR gene encoding RNA 2',3'-cyclic phosphodiesterase, with protein sequence MRLFISLNFDSEIKAKIYDIINKVKSNSIQGKFVNEEHIHLTLEFLGEIQKNRLNTIKEIMNELNFEAFTFGLTKVGYFKRPEGNIYWLGVENNDTLFNMQKKLHQSLIEKDFELENREYKPHITIGRKVILKDGFDTGELKDTLEKIKIDINKVDLMKSEFINGKLIHSLIYSKPL encoded by the coding sequence ATGAGATTATTTATATCGCTAAATTTTGATAGTGAGATAAAAGCTAAAATTTATGATATAATTAACAAGGTCAAGTCAAATTCCATTCAAGGCAAATTTGTAAATGAGGAACATATACATCTTACATTAGAGTTTTTAGGAGAGATACAGAAAAATAGATTGAATACCATCAAGGAAATAATGAATGAACTTAATTTTGAGGCATTTACGTTTGGGTTAACCAAAGTAGGATATTTTAAGAGACCGGAAGGGAATATTTATTGGTTGGGAGTAGAAAATAATGATACCCTATTCAATATGCAGAAAAAATTACATCAAAGCCTGATAGAGAAGGACTTTGAGTTGGAAAACAGAGAATATAAACCTCATATAACCATAGGAAGAAAGGTTATATTGAAAGATGGCTTTGACACAGGTGAACTTAAGGATACTTTGGAGAAAATAAAAATTGATATAAATAAAGTCGATTTAATGAAATCGGAATTTATAAACGGAAAGCTAATACATTCTTTAATATATTCAAAACCGTTGTAA
- a CDS encoding BlaI/MecI/CopY family transcriptional regulator has protein sequence MKKQNISLTNAEWNLMECLWDASPRTGREVTEYLKKHVGWTRSTTLTMLRRMTDKGLIRCEDNEGIKIYSPLIKREDAVIKETDNFLNRVYKGSISLMMSTITKKLDLTKEEIEELYAILREAEVKEGEK, from the coding sequence ATGAAAAAGCAGAATATTAGTCTTACTAATGCCGAATGGAATCTCATGGAATGCCTGTGGGATGCATCACCGCGAACCGGCAGAGAGGTAACGGAATATTTGAAGAAACATGTGGGCTGGACCCGGAGCACAACCCTGACGATGCTTAGACGTATGACGGATAAGGGCTTAATCAGATGTGAGGACAATGAAGGAATAAAGATCTACTCTCCTCTCATTAAGCGGGAGGACGCAGTTATCAAGGAAACGGACAACTTCCTTAACCGGGTTTACAAAGGCAGCATCAGCCTTATGATGAGCACCATTACAAAGAAGCTGGATCTCACAAAGGAAGAAATTGAAGAATTGTACGCAATCCTTCGTGAAGCTGAAGTCAAGGAGGGAGAGAAATGA